In Streptomyces sp. NBC_00414, a single window of DNA contains:
- a CDS encoding MFS transporter, translating to MAPTLEVTLRPTQRSGPVLACVSVCTALVVGFVAAINLAVPQLAASSLRPTSSNLLWIVDAYVVIFACLVIPAGAAGDKLGRKGVLMAGLGIFAFGAVVSAVAPNVAIMLVGRAVTGLGAACVLPNCVGILLYATAPERRPHALAVWAAATGIGGVVGNVGGGAVLSTGSWRALFVAVALIAACCLAWAARSAPRGVRLDRTLDLPGTLLSVAAVVALLIAIIEGPEQGWGSTVVLTAFACSVLLSLWWVRVELRASHPMLDPRLFRDPALSSACLGMTITFFGNFGLFYVNASLLQYGRGFSVLQAGLGIIPLTVPLLLGTRYVPGLIHRIGIPATLSAAFALTGSGLLGLSYASTMAYPVYAAGLFVIGLGIMLAAPCLTAQIASALPVERAGVAGGLQSATRELGSALGVAVVGTILTAGFTRHLPADLSRHTPLPRTVREALTLAPADHGAVTEAFIHGANTALRAAALVVLLTGALVVAGSRRTQRTGVPAPR from the coding sequence ATGGCTCCCACACTGGAAGTCACCCTACGCCCGACGCAGCGGTCGGGCCCGGTGCTCGCCTGCGTGAGTGTGTGCACTGCCCTGGTCGTCGGATTCGTCGCGGCGATCAACCTGGCAGTACCGCAACTGGCCGCGAGTTCACTGCGGCCGACCTCGTCGAACCTGCTGTGGATCGTCGACGCCTATGTCGTGATCTTCGCCTGCCTGGTCATCCCTGCCGGTGCGGCGGGGGACAAGCTCGGCCGCAAGGGCGTCCTCATGGCGGGGCTCGGCATATTCGCGTTCGGCGCCGTCGTGTCGGCCGTGGCGCCGAACGTCGCGATCATGCTGGTCGGGCGCGCCGTCACGGGCCTCGGCGCCGCGTGCGTCCTGCCCAACTGCGTGGGCATCCTGCTGTACGCGACCGCCCCCGAGCGGCGCCCTCACGCGCTGGCCGTCTGGGCTGCGGCCACCGGCATCGGCGGCGTCGTCGGCAACGTCGGAGGCGGCGCGGTGCTGAGCACCGGCTCCTGGCGCGCGCTGTTCGTGGCGGTCGCCCTCATCGCGGCCTGCTGCCTGGCGTGGGCCGCACGGTCCGCGCCACGCGGTGTTCGCCTCGATCGCACCCTCGACCTGCCCGGCACGCTGCTGTCCGTGGCAGCCGTCGTGGCACTGCTGATCGCAATCATCGAAGGGCCCGAACAGGGCTGGGGCAGCACGGTCGTCCTCACGGCCTTCGCCTGCAGCGTCCTGCTGAGCCTGTGGTGGGTGCGTGTCGAACTGCGCGCCTCCCATCCCATGCTCGACCCGCGGCTGTTCCGCGATCCGGCCCTCAGCAGCGCCTGCCTGGGCATGACCATCACGTTCTTCGGGAACTTCGGACTCTTCTACGTCAACGCCTCACTCCTGCAGTACGGGCGCGGCTTCTCCGTCCTGCAGGCAGGGCTCGGGATCATCCCGCTGACCGTCCCGCTCCTGCTGGGCACCCGCTACGTACCCGGGCTCATCCACCGCATCGGCATACCCGCGACGCTCTCCGCGGCCTTCGCCCTCACCGGCTCCGGCCTGCTCGGCCTCTCCTACGCCTCGACCATGGCCTACCCCGTGTACGCGGCCGGTCTGTTCGTCATCGGGCTAGGCATCATGCTGGCCGCGCCCTGTCTGACCGCTCAGATCGCTTCGGCCCTGCCCGTGGAGAGGGCGGGTGTCGCCGGAGGCCTGCAGTCCGCGACCCGCGAACTGGGCAGCGCTCTGGGGGTGGCCGTCGTGGGCACCATCCTCACAGCCGGGTTCACACGCCATCTGCCCGCCGACCTGAGCCGGCACACGCCGCTCCCACGGACGGTGCGGGAAGCGCTCACGCTGGCTCCGGCCGACCATGGCGCCGTCACCGAAGCGTTCATCCACGGCGCCAACACCGCGCTGCGGGCCGCGGCCCTCGTCGTACTCCTGACCGGGGCCCTCGTCGTCGCCGGCAGCCGCCGCACCCAACGGACCGGCGTGCCCGCCCCGCGGTAG
- a CDS encoding SDR family oxidoreductase, with amino-acid sequence MRAFVTGATGWIGSAVVDELVSVGHQVIGLARSDQAEQALAAKGVGVVRGDLDDLASLQRGAARADAVIHMANKHDWGNPAESDRSERAAIRTLGDVLAGTDRPFVVAAPLSGLVEGRPATEDDVSPAVGPDSNRGGSENLALDYVAQGVRTVITRFAPSVHGRGDWGFVNFLTAAARKQGVSGYVGDGSAAWSAVHRDDAARLIRLGMERAPAGTRLHAVAEEAVTTKAIAEAIGHSLGLPVSSVAPQDAGAHFGFVGSFFASTMTASSDATRQLLSWEPTGLPLLADIAAGAYTP; translated from the coding sequence ATGCGTGCATTTGTCACTGGAGCCACCGGTTGGATCGGATCCGCCGTTGTCGACGAACTCGTCTCGGTGGGCCACCAGGTCATCGGCCTGGCCCGATCCGACCAGGCCGAGCAGGCTCTCGCGGCCAAGGGCGTCGGCGTCGTCCGCGGCGACCTGGACGATCTCGCCTCGCTACAGCGAGGTGCCGCCCGGGCGGACGCGGTCATCCACATGGCCAACAAGCACGACTGGGGCAACCCCGCCGAGTCCGACCGCTCGGAACGCGCCGCGATCCGGACCCTCGGCGACGTCCTGGCCGGCACCGACCGCCCGTTCGTTGTCGCCGCGCCGCTCTCCGGCCTCGTCGAGGGCCGGCCCGCCACGGAGGACGACGTCTCCCCGGCCGTCGGCCCGGACTCCAACCGGGGCGGCAGCGAGAACCTCGCCCTGGACTACGTGGCCCAGGGCGTGAGGACCGTGATCACCCGGTTCGCACCGAGCGTGCACGGCCGCGGCGACTGGGGGTTCGTCAACTTCCTGACCGCTGCTGCCCGCAAGCAGGGAGTCTCCGGTTACGTCGGCGACGGCTCCGCTGCCTGGTCGGCGGTGCACCGCGACGACGCGGCCCGGCTCATCCGCCTCGGCATGGAGCGGGCACCCGCAGGGACGCGCCTGCACGCCGTCGCCGAGGAGGCCGTCACGACCAAAGCGATCGCCGAGGCGATCGGCCACAGCCTCGGCCTGCCGGTGAGCTCCGTCGCCCCGCAGGACGCCGGAGCCCATTTCGGTTTCGTCGGCAGCTTCTTCGCCTCCACCATGACCGCGTCCAGCGACGCGACCAGGCAACTTCTCTCCTGGGAGCCCACCGGGTTGCCCTTGCTCGCGGACATTGCTGCGGGTGCCTACACGCCCTGA